One genomic region from Pongo abelii isolate AG06213 chromosome 4, NHGRI_mPonAbe1-v2.0_pri, whole genome shotgun sequence encodes:
- the PELO gene encoding protein pelota homolog (The RefSeq protein has 1 substitution compared to this genomic sequence) → MKLVRKNIEKDNAGQVTLVPEEPEDMWHTYNLVQVGDSLRASTIRKVQTESSTGSVGSNRVRTTLTLCVEAIDFDSQACQLRVKGTNIQENEYVKMGAYHTIELEPNRQFTLAKKQWDSVVLERIEQACDPAWSADVAAVVMQEGLAHICLVTPSMTLTRAKVEVNIPRKRKGNCSQHDRALERFYEQVVQAIQRHIHFDVVKCILVASPGFVREQFCDYMFQQAVKTDNKLLLENRSKFLQVHASSGHKYSLKEVLCDPTVASRLSDTKAAGEVKALDDFYKMLQHGPDRAFYGLKQVEKANEAMAIDTLLISDELFRHQDVATRSRYVRLVDSVKENAGTVRIFSSLHVSGEQLSQLTGVAAILRFPVPELSDQEDDSSSEED, encoded by the exons ATGAAGCTCGTGAGGAAGAACATCGAGAAAGACAATGCGGGCCAGGTGACCCTGGTCCCCGAGGAGCCTGAGGACATGTGGCACACTTACAACCTCGTGCAGGTGGGCGACAGCCTGCGCGCCTCCACCATCCGCAAGGTACAGACAGAGTCCTCCACGGGCAGCGTGGGCAGCAATCGGGTCCGCACTACCCTCACTCTCTGCGTGGAGGCCATCGACTTCGACTCTCAAGCCTGCCAGCTGCGGGTTAAGGGGACCAACATCCAAGAGAATGAGTATGTCAAGATGGGGGCTTACCACACCATCGAGCTGGAGCCCAACCGCCAGTTCACCCTGGCCAAGAAGCAGTGGGATAGTGTGGTACTGGAGCGCATCGAGCAGGCCTGTGACCCAGCCTGGAGCGCTGATGTGGCGGCTGTGGTCATGCAGGAAGGCCTCGCCCATATCTGCTTAGTCACTCCCAGCATGACCCTCACTCGGGCCAAGGTGGAGGTGAACATCCCTAGGAAAAGGAAAGGCAATTGCTCTCAGCATGACCGGGCCTTGGAGCGGTTCTATGAACAGGTGGTCCAGGCTATCCAGCGCCACATACACTTTGATGTTGTAAAGTGCATCCTGGTGGCCAGCCCAGGATTTGTGAGGGAGCAGTTCTGCGACTACATGTTTCAACAAGCAGTGAAGACCGACAACAAACTGCTCCTGGAAAACCGGTCCAAATTTCTTCAG GTACATGCCTCCTCCGGACACAAGTACTCCCTGAAAGAGGTCCTTTGTGACCCTACTGTAGCTAGCCGCCTTTCAGACACTAAAGCTGCTGGGGAAGTCAAAGCCTTGGATGACTTCTATAAAATGTTACAACATGAACCGGATCGAGCTTTCTATGGACTCAAGCAGGTGGAGAAGGCCAATGAAGCCATGGCAATTGACACATTGCTCATCAGCGATGAGCTCTTCAGGCATCAGGATGTAGCCACACGGAGCCGGTATGTGAGGCTGGTGGACAGTGTGAAAGAGAATGCAGGCACCGTTAGGATATTCTCTAGTCTTCACGTTTCTGGGGAACAGCTCAGCCAGTTGACTGGGGTCGCTGCCATTCTCCGCTTCCCCGTTCCCGAACTTTCTGACCAAGAGGATGATTCCAGTTCTGAAGAGGATTAA